One Melospiza melodia melodia isolate bMelMel2 chromosome 1, bMelMel2.pri, whole genome shotgun sequence genomic window carries:
- the MAF1 gene encoding repressor of RNA polymerase III transcription MAF1 homolog has translation MKLLENSSFEAINSQLTVETGDAHIIGRIESYSCKLAGIDKQLFKQFCQEGQPHALEALSPPQSSGLSPGRQGEGPLSDTCSRKTLFYLIATLNEAFRPDYDFSAAKSHEFSREPSLNWVVNAVNCSLFSAVREDFKALKPLLWDAVDEEICLAECDIYSYNPDLDSDPFGEDGSLWSFNYFFYNKRLKRIVFFTCRSISGYAYTRPDTGTELDMDLGEGDTEKGDSGDPEGGAIEEDRLQVMCM, from the exons ATGAAGCTGCTGGAGAACTCGAGCTTCGAGGCCATCAACTCCCAGCTCACCGTGGAGACCGGGGACGCCCACATCATCGGCAG gatcGAGAGCTACTCGTGCAAGCTGGCTGGCATCGACAAGCAGCTCTTCAAGCAGTTCTGCCAGGAGGGGCAGCCCCACGCGCTGGAGGCGCTGAGCCCCCCCCAGAGCTCCGGCCTGAGCCCCGGCAG GCAGGGGGAGGGCCCGCTCAGCGACACGTGCAGCCGCAAGACGCTGTTCTACCTGATCGCCACCCTGAACGAGGCCTTCCGGCCCGACTACGACTTCAGCGCCGCCAAGAGCCACGAGTTCAGCCGCGAGCCCAGCCTCAACTGG GTGGTGAATGCTGTGAACTGCAGCCTGTTCTCGGCCGTGCGCGAGGATTTCAAGGCGCTGAAGCCGCTGCTGTGGGACGCGGTGGATGAGGAGATCTGCCTGGCCGAGTGTGACATCTACAG ctACAACCCGGACCTGGACTCGGATCCCTTCGGGGAGGACGGCAGCCTCTGGTCCTTCAATTACTTCTTCTACAACAAGAGGCTGAAGAGGATCGTCTTCTTCACCTGCCGCTCCATCAG TGGCTATGCCTACACCCGGCCGGACACCGGCACCGAGCTGGACATGGACCTGGGCGAGGGGGACACCGAGAAGGGCGACAGCGGCGACCCCGAGGGCGGCGCCATCGAGGAGGACAG GCTGCAGGTGATGTGCATGTGA
- the LOC134418152 gene encoding LOW QUALITY PROTEIN: erythroblast NAD(P)(+)--arginine ADP-ribosyltransferase-like (The sequence of the model RefSeq protein was modified relative to this genomic sequence to represent the inferred CDS: inserted 3 bases in 2 codons), whose product MAPLDQTLALLAMAMATTAVDVIPLDMAPDSFDDQYHDCGTKMIVELPALNHSEFQQNPLFAQAWLNATAEWQXQKSPVSSLSSPAQAITLMAYTXMDELYREFNAALRTAGRSSQEYLANFHFKTLHFLLTQALVTLRQAQNGQCHNVYRGVRMYRFKAKPSDIVRFGQFSSASESEKTAKDFGSATVFQVYTCHGAAIWNFSKYPNEKEVLIPPYETFQVIKVSQEGEKARIWLRSNGTFSNYTCGTLLSTPFHLGGLLLATTTLAVATGIL is encoded by the exons ATGGCCCCCCTGGATCagaccctggcactgctggcaatgGCCATGGCTACCACAGCTGTTGATGTGATCCCTCTGGACATGGCCCCGGACTCCTTCGATGATCAGTACCATGACTGTGGCACTAAAATGATTGTGGAATTGCCGGCCCTCAACCACTCTGAgttccagcagaatcctctcttTGCCCAGGCCTGGCTTAATGCCACAGCTGAGTGGC GTCAGAAGTCCCCTGTGTCCTCTCTGTCCTCTCCAGCCCAGGCCATCACTCTCATGGCCTACAC GATGGATGAACTGTACAGAGAGTTCAACGCAGCCTTGCGTACAGCCGGGCGCTCCAGCCAGGAATACCTGGCCAACTTCCACTTCAAAACGCTGCATTTCCTGCTGACCCAGGCCCTGGTGACGCTGAGGCAGGCTCAGAAtgggcagtgtcacaatgtgtACCGGGGGGTGCGCATGTACAGGTTCAAGGCAAAGCCCAGTGACATCGTCCGGTTTGGTCAATTCTCTTCCGCGTCAGAGAGTGAAAAAACTGCCAAGGACTTTGGGAGTGCCACGGTGTTCCAGGTGTACACGTGCCATGGCGCAGCAATCTGGAATTTCTCCAAGTATCCTAACGAGAAGGAGGTGCTGATCCCACCATATGAGACCTTCCAGGTCATCAAAGTCAGCCAGGAAGGAGAAAAGGCAAGGATCTGGCTCCGCTCCAATGGGACATTCAGCAACTACACCT gtgggaccctcCTCAGCACCCCCTTCCACCTTGGAGGACTCCTCCTGGCCACCACAACCTTGGCAGTGGCTACAGGGATCCTCTGA